One Triticum dicoccoides isolate Atlit2015 ecotype Zavitan unplaced genomic scaffold, WEW_v2.0 scaffold74033, whole genome shotgun sequence genomic window, aactaatgccattatgattctgaaggaatccttacatgagacCGGAGAAAATGTCTCTTTGTAATctatcccttctctttgtgtaaatccttttgccacgagtcgtgctttatatttttctatattccctttagagtcatacttaattTTGTAGACCCATTTGTAGCCTACTGAtttggctcctttaggaatttcctctaagtcccaaacatctttggaactcattgatttcatctcgtcttccattgccttcatccacatcgatgaatgagggcttctcatggcttcttcatatgaggtgggatctttttcgatatgaaccatttctgtgttataaactttaaagtcagcagaaatagctgactttcttggtcttgtagaccttctaagggcctcaatttctggcacattctgtgcctcaacttctggcacttcttctaaaatttgctgctgcacctccctttcatgctcaacaacggGTTCAGTCGGCTCCTGATGGACAGGTTCCGGGTCTGCCCCCATagttgtcatgggtggagttgcaactggtagtgagaaaaatggctcATGAATCATTggattaggtgcatgcaccctcttctcctcgAGATCAATTTTCCGAGCTACCAAGCTCCCCTCATCATTTCATCCTCTAAGAAGACTGCATGTCTcgtttctacaaactttgtatatCTGCCTGGGCAGTAGAAACAAAAACCCTTTGATCTGtctggatagccaatgaagtggcaactcactgttttgggatctaaccttccaatgtttggattaaacattttggcctcagcagggcacccccacaccctgaagtgttgtagggatggcacccttcctgtccatagctcgtacggtgttttgggcaccgaattgcttggtactctattgagaatgtgaatggcggttttaagcgcctccatccataatcccaatggcaagttggaataactcatcatgctgcgcaccatatccataagtgtacggtTGCGCCTTTCAGGTACTCCATTTTGCTGAGGTTCGCCCGGCATTGAATACTGGGCAACAATGCCAGTCTCCTGCAAGAACTTTGCAAAAGGTCCagggacttggccatatggagtgtgccgaccgtagtactctcccccacggtcggacctaactatctttattcttttatcatgctgattttcaacttcagctttgaatattttaaatttatccaacgcttcagatctttctttgattggataaatatatccatagcgagagtaatcatctgtgaatgttatgaacgagtcatatccatccacacttttcatcggaaatggtccacaaatatcagtgtggatgatttctagtgtgcctgtgctatggattgcaccttttttgatttgttttacgtACTTTCCTTTAACGCAATCTATGCATTGTGCTAAGTCTGAAAATTCTAACGGAGGAAGAATTTCACTTTTGACTAATCTTTCTATTCTCCCCTTCGAAATATGGCTCAAGCGACAGTGCCATAGTTTAGATGAGTCGaatgttctttttcttttcttttgctcttTATTCGACGCGGAAACATTTTCTTTCACGTTGCAAACGGAATAAACTTTTTCACGAAGTGATAACAAATAAAGCTCATCATGTAGTAAAGCATCACCCACATAAGCATTATTATACCAAATGGCACACTTGCCATGTCCAAAATGACATTCATAATTATCTTTGTCCAAACAAGAAACACTAATTAAGTTTCTATGACATGATGGAACAAATAAAACATCTCTAAGTAGAAGATTGAATCCGCCAGCTAACTCCAAGGAGATGTCACCGACAGCTTCAACTTCTCCGTTTGCCACTTCAATGCGTCTTTCGCTTCTTAGCGTAGTTCGCGTCGAATGGAATCCCTGTAAAGAATTTGCAACATGAACAGTTGCTCCTGAATCAATCCACCAAGGGATTTTGAAAACTGTGTATACAAGGATTCATTGACAAATGAAACTATATTGTTACCTCTTTTTGCCATGACTGACTTCAGCCAAGCAGCGCAGTCTTTCTTGTAGTGCCCTTTCTGCTTGCAGTGGAGACACGTGTCTTTGTCCACTGAGAAAGACTGTTGCTAATGCTGATGCTGATAGGGGGCTTTTCCATTCTTTGAAGGAGaacttttgttgttttgattgtagttctttttcttccaaTCCTTCACATAGTTGATTGAACCACCATGTGCGGCTTTGAGTCTGTCCTCTTCTTGGACACACATTGCTATTGTCTTTTCAATGTCCCATGTTCCAGGTGACATATTATAATTTACAACAAAAGTTGCAAACTCATGTGGCAGTGAAGCCATGACCAGGTGGACCAGGAGCGCTGTTTTGATCTCCAAATCCGCATCCATGTGCTTGAGCTTTGCTGCCATATTACTCATCCTGAGGATGTGCTCTCTTATTCCACGATTACCACCTGTGTAGCGTTCTGTCACCAGTTGCTCTAACACATGGGTGGCATAGATCTTTGAAGAGCCAGTGAACTGGCTCTTTATCTTTGCAAGCAACTCCCCTGCGGAAGTGCACTCTGCAATGGAGCCCATAATGGCACTCTCAATTGTATTCTTTATGAaagccatgcactttttgtttgcatTGACCCACTTTTCGTTATCTATGAGGTAGGACTGCTCCAAAGGAGCATAGTCCCCCTTCTTTTTAGCCCATGCAGCATCATCATCAGTGGCCTCTCTTACTGGCTCTGTGGGTCTGACCGGCTGTAGTTTCACCACAACCCAGTCAAGATCAGCACAAATAAATGCCAGTTCAACTTTCTTCCTCCACTCAGTGTGGTTGTCACCTCTGAGTGTCGGAACTTCTtttaggcaactcatcaagtgaaagcctcctgaaatcacaatttaagtgacatcagtataacaatcatatgcaataatctaacgttggtcaaattaagcatacaattgtctatgcaattaaatctatattaccgttgggcaaaatattaaaaataaatgcacctttaaatttcaataataaaacatgatcatgttattaaTAACGTTGGTCATAAAAAATAACATAATCATATCATTTCAATAATTACTTTAACATGCTCTTAAAAACATAATTCTatctaaacttttattttcttttaaagAGCACTAATAATTATTTACGCAGCGGAAAAACGTGAATAAAAATTCACAAACTTTTTAATTTTTACAGAAACTTTTCTTTGATTAAATAAAAGattcatgaactttattattttctctgtaaaattcatgaacatttctttttctgaaaattttctattttcattttcagaactTTTTtgtttacttttctattttctaaacaaaagattttcgttggaaaAATAATTTGGATAAAAAAACTATTTATGAAATCTGCCCAAAAAGAAAATCTGGACAAAactattaaaacagaaaagaaaactgcAGCAGCAACCGGCCCGACTCGGCCTGGGCCGCCCTCGCCTGCGGCCTCAGCCCAGCTCGCGCGTGGGCTGTGCCCGCAGTTGTGCCCGCGCGGCCGCTCTCCCACTTTCGGCCCATCGGCCCAGCGCGCCCCCTTAGAGCGCTAGGGTTTCAATCCTGGCCGCCCGCGCAGATCCGACGGCCAGGCGCGCGTTTCGCTTGAACAAAACGAGAGTCGATCCCTAGCGACCGAAAACCTAGCGCCATTCCTCCCCAGCCCCCGTGCCCCTCTCGCGCACTCCGCTGACGGCGGAGAGACGGGCTTCGCCCCGGCCGCCGGCGACGACGGCGGATGCCACCGCGCCGCGCGGGCCTCTCCTTCCCATCCTTTCTTCCCTCATCACCCTCTTCTTCgtgtgatagagagagagagagcgacgcGGCGGGGCCTCTTCTGCTCCCCTGTAGCCGGGTTGGGGCTCCGCCGGCAACGGCGTGCAGCCACCGCAACGCGCGAGAGCCACCTTCCCTTTTCCCCTTCCGTTCCATGAGGGAGAGGAAGACAGAGAGGCTACACCTTTTTTCTTTTCAGCGAGAGGAAGAGCGCGGCCAGATCGCGCCGTGGCTATCCTCCTCGTCGGTCGCGCGTCCTCCCTCGCGGTGAGCGCGCCGCCGCCGAGGGATTTGGCCGCGGTGCTAACCTCcttcttttttttgtgtgtgtctttttcctttcttttccgCGAGCAATTGCTAGCTCCGGTGGTTCTTCGTCCCCGCACCTCGGCTTGCCGATGCGTGTGGGGATCGAGAGGAACAGGCGCGGCCGTGCGGCGGCGCTCTTTGCCGGTGAGGCCCAAGGCCAAAATCCGGTGGTTTACTTTGCCCTGTCTAGGGTTCTTGGGGGAGGggatctctttttctttttctgtttttgtttctttgtacCGAAATCATCTAGCCAGTGGCATCTGATACCATTGATAGATCTCTTTGGATCGTGTAGACTAGATCTTTCCGGTAACCTACCTTCTCCTGGTGCGGACGAACTCGATCCAGCACCGGCCATGGTGATGGCGGAGTGTgggcgaggtggtggcggcggagcttCCCGTCGGCCTAGCgcaaaaccctagatcggattggtGTTTCGGTGGTGTTGTGGTGCACGGTCAACCTCGTCATACGTGCCCCCGCACCCCACCTCTTTATATTGCGCTGGCGgcaggggcccaccaaccatggattggttgggcgcccccgatcagggcgcgagtcAGGGGCCCGTTCAACCCGTTGGGTTCGAACGGGATAGAGATCAACCTAACAATGGTGAGTTTGTTCTTCTCAGCAAAGGAATGCTGCTCTCGTATCATTCGGCTTGCTTCAAGTCGTGTCCTTCAAGTCGTGCCTTGTTTCTAGCAGGAGGCCCCATATGCCCGCTGTGCCAGAGACATCTGGCAAGGCTGAAACCAGTCATTTTTCCTTGTCCACACAGTCATAATAATCCTGGAAGATTTGTTGGCTTTATGAGGCGATGAGAAAACGTGGGAGGTGATCATCACCCCTGCTTTTCAATCATATGGACCGATGCTTGCTTGCTTCCTATACATAACTCTGGTAAGGACATTTTTACTCCTGCTGTACCATATCTGATAAGACACAGTGTGTGCTGATTGGCCCTGATCTTTCACTACACATGCACTACTAACAGCATTATTTGGGGGGTTTTGGTGGAGAAGCGGGTGAACCAGGAGAAGTTGATTAATCCAGCAACCAGAAATTATGTAGAAGATATAATTTGGTGGAAGCAAAGTAGATGCAAGAGGGGAAGCAGAAAATAAGATCGGGATTCAGTCCTTGCTAGATGCAAGAACAGAATTAAAGTCACGTCTAATCTATAAATATCAATCAAACGAAATGGCAAAGTTCAAATCCAACCTCGGGCACGCAGAAGCACAGATTTGGTGCATCAACAAGGTGCATTTTCTGAAATATAACTTCAACCTCCTTACATAATACATATGCTAAGCCTTTTATTTATAGGCTCCTCTTACAACGGACCCACAGAAATATCAAGACATGACCACTATTTTACAACTTAACACTGACCAATAGAAACTCTAGACTGAACTGCTACACAAAACAGAGCGTGCATCCCTTCACCTCATGTGTTCACATATGAGGTTTGAAGCAAAACATAACTTGAACTTCCCTGCTGGTTTACTCTAGAGACCTAGGATACATAGCATACAGATTGGTCTCCTGCACATGCCAATAACTCGTTCATTCAAATGCAGATTGGTCTGCCGTATTTCAGATTTCTCTCTCCACAAGTCGAGAAAACCAACATAATTATCAGCCAATGCCTACTGCAAGTCTCTCTTCTTTTCTTCCTAGATGTAATTACCAACGAAACCAGTGATAACCATTTGTTTTGGTTCTCTGTGCAGCAGGCGTTCGTTCAATCTTATAAGCTTCATCATATTTTGCATTTAACTTTGGGTTATTGTCATTCATCAAGACATGATAGTCTACTTCCCTATTTCTGGTGTGATGATCAAAATATCACTATGGAATAAATGAGACTTTGGGGTCAAGCTACTGATATTAAGGTTATCAATTTTTTTTCATCCACTGCTATGTTGCTACCAGTACCAGGTGTTCCTGCATTCCTAATTTCTGTTTGCTTGCTCTTCAGGTTTTCTAGTGTTTGTTCGTTTGCTTTCCAAAAGTCATGAAGAAGTTCAGCTTTAGGGATTATCTTATGGAAAACAGTGAACTGTCAGTGTTTTGCTACTGATAAGGTTTGCAGTTTTTAAATCAAGTCTACATTCTACTGATACCTATCAGGTCTACTTGCAACAGATAAGGTTGCAGTTTTTCAGTTCAGTCTTCATTCTACTAATACCAGATATTCTTCCATTCATCATAACTGTTATTTTTTATTGTTATAATGGCGTATAGGATCTTCGCAGGAATAGCACTGCACCCCTGGAGACAATTCAGATAATAGGGAGCAGTAGCAGTCTGAAGGTAATGCATTTCAGGGCATGTGCAATTTTGAAATTCCAAAAAGGCATTAAGATGCATTATATATAACCGAATAACCAACCTGTATGTTTCTGCAGTATGGATTGAACCGGGAGAAGGAAGCACTTAATAGCCTGAATattttttttttagaacgaaggctcgcg contains:
- the LOC119347710 gene encoding uncharacterized protein LOC119347710, which encodes MSCLKEVPTLRGDNHTEWRKKVELAFICADLDWVVVKLQPVRPTEPVREATDDDAAWAKKKGDYAPLEQSYLIDNEKWVNANKKCMAFIKNTIESAIMGSIAECTSAGELLAKIKSQFTGSSKIYATHVLEQLVTERYTGGNRGIREHILRMSNMAAKLKHMDADLEIKTALLVHLVMASLPHEFATFVVNYNMSPGTWDIEKTIAMCVQEEDRLKAAHGGSINYVKDWKKKNYNQNNKSSPSKNGKAPYQHQH